One stretch of Streptococcus australis DNA includes these proteins:
- the pabB gene encoding aminodeoxychorismate synthase component I — protein sequence MHRKTVIDFRALGERYTFTQPIKELKTRDLAEVADLLAQVESYQEQGYYVVGYVSYEAAPAFEEKLAVHKAPLLAEYLLYFTVHDGVETSPIPLTYEEVDLPSKWQEVTSAADYEKAIGQIHHHLRQGDTYQVNYTVQLKQDLSANPFAIYNRMVVEQEAGYNAYVEHDEMAVISMSPELFFEQNDRELTTRPMKGTTQRGVIDQEDLELASWLEQDPKNRSENMMIVDLLRNDMNRISEVGSEHVERLCQVEQYSTVWQMTSTIKSQLRPDVDLVAIFRSLFPCGSITGAPKIATMEIIKNLEPQPRGVYCGTIGLLLPNGRRIFNVAIRTIQLHQGQAIYGVGGGITWDSTWESEYREVHQKAAVLYRKQARFQLITTGKISQKQLLFEDQHLERLTKASRYFAYPFDPEDLRQRIEEECQACDSHQDYRLRITLNKSGELELSRQVLTSLSPSFCQAQLCLQEADLQQAFTYFKTTHRPHLNLDKQEIIYHNAAGELLETSIGNLVLKIAGKLYTPPIIFGILPGIYRQHLLETGQVEEKVLTLKDLSQAEAIYGCNAVREMYELEVI from the coding sequence ATGCATAGAAAAACAGTGATTGATTTTAGGGCTTTGGGGGAGAGATACACCTTTACCCAACCTATCAAAGAGTTAAAAACGAGAGATTTAGCAGAAGTGGCAGATTTGCTGGCGCAAGTGGAAAGCTACCAAGAACAGGGCTATTATGTCGTGGGTTATGTCAGCTATGAGGCCGCACCTGCTTTTGAGGAGAAATTAGCAGTTCATAAAGCTCCTTTACTGGCAGAGTACCTGCTATATTTTACTGTTCATGATGGGGTGGAAACATCCCCTATTCCTTTGACTTATGAGGAAGTAGATTTGCCTTCAAAATGGCAGGAAGTAACATCTGCAGCAGACTATGAAAAAGCTATTGGGCAGATACACCATCATTTGCGTCAGGGGGACACCTATCAGGTCAACTACACCGTCCAACTCAAGCAAGACTTAAGTGCCAATCCTTTTGCCATCTACAATCGCATGGTGGTAGAACAGGAGGCGGGCTACAATGCCTATGTTGAACATGACGAGATGGCAGTGATTTCCATGAGCCCAGAGCTCTTTTTTGAGCAAAATGACCGTGAGTTGACAACGCGACCAATGAAGGGAACAACCCAGCGGGGAGTGATTGACCAAGAAGACCTAGAGCTGGCCAGTTGGCTAGAACAGGATCCCAAAAATCGCTCTGAAAATATGATGATTGTGGACCTCTTGCGCAATGATATGAACCGTATTTCTGAAGTGGGGAGCGAGCACGTGGAGCGTCTGTGCCAGGTGGAGCAGTATTCGACTGTTTGGCAGATGACTTCGACTATCAAGAGTCAGTTGCGACCGGATGTGGACTTGGTTGCCATTTTTCGCTCACTCTTTCCTTGTGGTTCCATAACGGGAGCTCCGAAAATTGCGACCATGGAAATCATCAAGAACTTGGAGCCTCAACCGCGTGGAGTCTACTGCGGAACGATTGGTCTCTTGCTTCCAAATGGGCGACGAATTTTCAATGTCGCCATTCGAACCATTCAACTGCATCAAGGGCAAGCTATCTATGGAGTTGGCGGAGGGATTACTTGGGATAGTACTTGGGAATCTGAATACCGAGAGGTTCATCAAAAGGCGGCTGTTCTCTATCGTAAACAAGCTCGTTTCCAATTGATTACAACTGGGAAAATCAGCCAAAAACAACTGCTGTTTGAAGATCAACATCTGGAAAGACTGACAAAGGCGAGTCGGTATTTTGCCTATCCTTTTGATCCGGAAGACCTGAGACAAAGGATAGAGGAAGAGTGCCAAGCTTGCGATTCCCACCAAGACTATCGTTTGCGAATTACTCTTAACAAGTCTGGAGAGCTGGAACTCAGTCGTCAAGTATTAACCTCCCTTAGTCCAAGCTTCTGCCAAGCTCAACTCTGTCTACAGGAAGCGGATTTACAGCAAGCATTTACCTACTTCAAAACCACTCACAGACCGCATTTAAATCTAGATAAACAAGAAATCATTTACCATAATGCAGCAGGAGAATTGCTGGAAACCTCTATTGGAAATCTGGTTCTGAAAATCGCTGGGAAGCTCTACACACCGCCTATCATATTTGGAATTTTGCCAGGAATCTATCGTCAGCATTTGCTGGAAACAGGACAGGTAGAAGAGAAAGTCTTGACCTTGAAAGATCTGTCCCAAGCAGAAGCTATCTATGGCTGTAATGCGGTTAGGGAGATGTATGAGTTGGAAGTGATATAA
- a CDS encoding Ltp family lipoprotein, producing MKKSKKILVTSLATATLGLISFADTTGSFPFSVQHVSAQEKDASKNGKIVKENTTSASNQAEKPKTPTQKSAEKPAPKSAPKPAPKPAPKPAPKPAPKPAPKPAPKPAPKPAPKPAPKPAPKPALKPAPKPAPKPAPKPAPKPAPKPAPKPTPKPAPKPALKPAPKPAPKPAPKPAPKPAPKPAPKPAEKPKTPAPKPAEKPKTPAQKPAEKPKTPAQKPAEKPKTPAPKPAEKPKTPAQKPAEKPKTPAPKPAEKPKTPAQKPAEKPKTPAPKPAEKPKTPAQKPAEKPKTPAQKPAEKPKTPAQKPAEKPKTPAQKPADKPKTPAPKPTEKAKETTPKQDKSQSKVQSGWVGNYYLKSDGKRAKNEWVDGGRYYVDSDGKKVKSDWIYDKNYGSYYYLTAEGSSARNKWVGNSYLKSDGKMAKNEWVDGGRYYVDSEGKMVREKWVDGGRYYVGYDGVRQPKPADGNQYNAALRRAKSYNSWANMSKKALYDQLMFHGFSSSAVQYAIDHLNADYKANALAKAREYRKYSNISKIEIYDRLTSSWIGKFTKEEANYAIQKLNLPSEGSHVRNKWVGAYYYKPDGKMAKNEWVDGGRYYVDSEGKMVRDKWVDGGRYYVGYDGVRQPKPADGNQYNAALRRAKSYNSWANMSKKALYDQLMFHGFSSSAVQYAIDHLNADYKAKALAKAREYRKYSNISKTEIYDRLTSSWIGKFTKEEANYAIQHLGDK from the coding sequence ATGAAAAAATCAAAAAAAATTTTAGTAACCAGCTTAGCAACTGCAACACTGGGGCTTATTTCATTTGCAGATACAACTGGATCCTTTCCTTTTTCGGTTCAGCATGTTTCTGCTCAAGAAAAGGATGCATCTAAAAATGGTAAGATTGTAAAAGAGAATACAACTTCGGCGTCAAATCAAGCTGAGAAACCAAAAACACCAACGCAAAAATCTGCTGAGAAACCAGCGCCAAAATCAGCACCAAAACCCGCGCCGAAGCCAGCACCAAAACCCGCGCCGAAGCCAGCACCAAAACCCGCGCCGAAGCCAGCACCAAAACCCGCGCCGAAGCCGGCACCAAAACCCGCGCCGAAGCCGGCACCAAAACCCGCGCTGAAGCCGGCACCAAAACCCGCACCGAAGCCGGCACCAAAACCCGCACCGAAGCCGGCACCAAAACCCGCGCCGAAGCCAACACCAAAACCCGCGCCGAAGCCGGCACTAAAACCGGCGCCGAAGCCGGCACCAAAACCTGCGCCGAAGCCGGCACCAAAACCAGCGCCGAAGCCGGCACCAAAACCAGCTGAGAAACCGAAAACGCCAGCACCGAAACCCGCTGAGAAACCGAAAACGCCAGCTCAAAAACCTGCTGAGAAACCAAAAACACCAGCACAAAAACCTGCTGAGAAACCAAAAACACCAGCACCAAAACCAGCTGAGAAACCGAAAACGCCAGCTCAAAAACCTGCTGAGAAACCGAAAACGCCAGCACCAAAACCAGCTGAGAAACCGAAAACGCCAGCTCAAAAACCTGCTGAGAAACCGAAAACACCAGCACCAAAACCAGCTGAGAAACCGAAAACGCCAGCTCAAAAACCTGCTGAGAAACCGAAAACGCCAGCTCAAAAACCAGCTGAGAAACCGAAAACGCCAGCTCAAAAACCTGCTGAGAAACCGAAAACACCAGCACAAAAACCTGCTGATAAACCAAAAACACCGGCACCAAAACCGACTGAAAAAGCTAAAGAAACAACTCCTAAACAGGATAAATCACAATCTAAAGTTCAGTCTGGCTGGGTAGGAAATTACTACCTCAAATCAGATGGAAAGAGAGCTAAAAATGAATGGGTAGATGGTGGTCGTTATTATGTTGATTCTGATGGAAAAAAGGTTAAAAGTGACTGGATTTATGATAAAAACTATGGTTCATATTATTATCTAACAGCAGAAGGAAGCTCTGCTCGCAATAAATGGGTAGGAAATTCTTATCTCAAATCAGATGGAAAGATGGCCAAGAATGAATGGGTAGATGGTGGCCGTTACTATGTTGATTCTGAAGGCAAAATGGTAAGGGAAAAATGGGTAGATGGTGGCCGTTACTATGTAGGATACGATGGTGTGCGGCAACCAAAACCAGCAGATGGGAACCAGTACAATGCTGCTTTAAGGAGAGCGAAAAGCTATAATTCGTGGGCAAATATGTCAAAAAAAGCTCTCTATGACCAATTAATGTTTCATGGTTTTTCAAGTTCAGCAGTGCAGTATGCCATCGATCACTTGAATGCAGATTACAAAGCAAATGCCTTAGCTAAAGCAAGAGAATACCGAAAATATAGTAATATCTCAAAAATTGAAATTTATGACAGGCTAACTTCTTCTTGGATTGGAAAATTTACAAAAGAAGAAGCAAACTATGCCATTCAAAAACTTAATCTACCATCAGAAGGCAGCCATGTTCGCAATAAATGGGTAGGAGCTTATTATTATAAACCGGATGGAAAGATGGCCAAGAATGAATGGGTAGATGGCGGTCGTTACTATGTTGATTCTGAAGGCAAAATGGTAAGGGATAAATGGGTAGATGGTGGTCGTTACTATGTAGGATACGATGGTGTGCGGCAACCAAAACCAGCAGATGGGAACCAGTACAATGCTGCTTTAAGGAGAGCGAAAAGCTATAATTCGTGGGCAAATATGTCAAAAAAAGCTCTCTATGACCAATTAATGTTTCATGGTTTTTCAAGTTCAGCAGTGCAGTATGCCATCGATCACTTGAATGCAGATTATAAGGCAAAAGCCTTAGCTAAAGCAAGAGAATATCGAAAATATAGTAATATCTCAAAAACTGAAATTTATGACAGGCTAACTTCTTCTTGGATTGGAAAATTTACAAAAGAAGAAGCAAACTATGCCATTCAACATCTAGGGGATAAATAG
- a CDS encoding ROK family glucokinase, producing the protein MSQKIIGIDLGGTSIKFAILTTAGEIQEKWSIKTNILDEGSHIVDDMIESIQHRLDLLGLSATDFRGIGMGSPGVVDREKGTVIGAYNLNWKTLQPIKEKIEKALGIPFFIDNDANVAALGERWMGAGDNQPDVVFMTLGTGVGGGIVAEGKLLHGVAGAAGELGHITVDFDQPIACTCGKKGCLETVASATGIVNLTRRYADEYEGDAALKRLIDDGEEVTAKTVFDLAKEGDDLALIVYRNFSRYLGIACANIGSILNPSTIVIGGGVSAAGEFLLQGVQKIYDENTFPQVRTSTKLALATLGNDAGVIGAASLVLQ; encoded by the coding sequence ATGAGTCAAAAGATTATCGGGATTGACCTTGGTGGAACTTCTATCAAATTTGCAATCTTGACAACAGCAGGAGAAATCCAAGAAAAATGGTCTATCAAGACTAACATTTTGGATGAAGGAAGCCATATCGTAGATGATATGATTGAGTCTATTCAACATCGTTTGGACTTGCTTGGATTGTCAGCTACGGATTTCCGAGGGATTGGAATGGGATCACCTGGTGTGGTTGACCGTGAAAAAGGAACTGTTATCGGTGCCTACAACCTAAACTGGAAAACCCTTCAACCAATTAAAGAAAAGATTGAAAAAGCCTTGGGTATTCCATTCTTCATCGATAATGATGCCAACGTAGCTGCTCTTGGTGAGCGCTGGATGGGCGCTGGTGACAACCAACCCGACGTTGTCTTTATGACACTTGGTACAGGTGTTGGTGGCGGTATCGTGGCAGAAGGAAAATTGCTCCACGGTGTTGCTGGTGCTGCTGGTGAGCTTGGTCACATCACTGTTGACTTTGACCAACCAATCGCATGTACCTGTGGTAAAAAAGGCTGTCTTGAGACAGTTGCTTCAGCAACAGGGATTGTCAACTTGACTCGTCGTTATGCAGATGAATACGAAGGCGATGCGGCCTTGAAACGCTTGATCGATGACGGTGAAGAAGTAACTGCTAAAACTGTCTTTGACCTTGCAAAAGAAGGAGACGACCTTGCTTTGATCGTTTACCGTAACTTCTCACGTTACTTGGGAATTGCTTGTGCCAACATCGGATCAATCCTCAACCCTTCAACGATTGTTATCGGAGGTGGGGTGTCAGCTGCGGGAGAATTCCTTCTCCAAGGTGTTCAAAAAATCTACGACGAAAATACCTTCCCACAAGTACGTACATCTACTAAATTGGCTCTTGCAACTCTAGGAAATGACGCTGGAGTTATCGGAGCGGCATCACTTGTATTGCAATAA
- a CDS encoding thymidylate synthase encodes MTKADTIFKENIERILKDGVFSEQARPKYKDGTVANSKYITGAFAEYDLSKGEFPITTLRPIAIKSAIKEVLWIYQDQSNSLEVLNSKYNVHYWNDWEVGDTGTIGERYGAVVKKHDIINKLLKQLEANPWNRRNIISLWDYQAFEETDGLLPCAFQTMFDVRQVDGDIYLDATLTQRSNDMLVAHHINAMQYVALQMMIAKHFGWKVGKFFYFINNLHIYDNQFEQAEELLRREPSNCQPRLVLNVPDGTNFFDIKAEDFELVDYDPVKPQLKFDLAI; translated from the coding sequence ATGACAAAAGCAGATACGATTTTTAAAGAGAATATTGAACGAATCCTCAAAGACGGTGTCTTTTCTGAACAAGCACGTCCCAAGTACAAGGATGGGACTGTTGCCAATTCCAAGTACATAACGGGTGCCTTTGCGGAGTATGATTTGTCTAAGGGGGAATTCCCCATTACGACCTTGCGCCCCATTGCAATCAAATCCGCCATCAAGGAAGTTCTCTGGATTTACCAAGATCAGTCTAATAGCCTAGAAGTGCTAAATAGCAAGTACAATGTTCATTACTGGAATGACTGGGAAGTGGGAGATACGGGAACCATCGGTGAGCGCTATGGGGCGGTCGTTAAGAAACACGACATCATCAATAAGCTTCTCAAACAATTGGAAGCCAACCCTTGGAACCGTCGCAATATCATCTCTCTCTGGGATTACCAAGCTTTTGAGGAGACGGACGGCCTTCTTCCATGCGCCTTTCAGACCATGTTTGATGTCCGTCAGGTTGATGGGGACATCTATCTGGATGCGACTTTGACCCAGCGTTCTAATGATATGCTGGTGGCTCACCATATCAATGCCATGCAGTATGTGGCTTTACAGATGATGATTGCCAAGCATTTTGGATGGAAGGTTGGGAAGTTCTTCTACTTCATCAACAACCTTCATATCTATGATAATCAGTTTGAACAAGCAGAAGAATTGCTTCGTCGTGAGCCGTCAAACTGCCAACCTCGTTTGGTTTTAAATGTTCCTGATGGGACCAATTTCTTTGATATCAAAGCGGAGGACTTTGAGTTGGTTGACTATGATCCAGTCAAGCCACAACTGAAGTTTGATTTGGCTATTTAA
- a CDS encoding DUF3042 family protein, which translates to MAKGFAKGLVTGVAGTVAAVAGAVYAIKKKVIEPEEQKAAFIEENRKKAARRRVSH; encoded by the coding sequence ATGGCTAAAGGATTCGCTAAAGGTCTTGTAACAGGTGTCGCAGGAACTGTCGCTGCCGTTGCAGGTGCAGTATACGCAATTAAAAAGAAAGTGATTGAGCCAGAAGAGCAAAAAGCAGCTTTCATCGAAGAAAACCGCAAAAAAGCAGCTCGCCGTCGCGTATCACATTAA
- the miaA gene encoding tRNA (adenosine(37)-N6)-dimethylallyltransferase MiaA, producing MKTKIIVIVGPTAVGKTALAIEVAKRFGGEVVSGDSQQVYRGLDIGTAKASPEEQAAVPHHLIDVREVTESYSAFDFVSESKKAIEDIKRRGKLAVIAGGTGLYIQSLLEGYHLGGETPHEEIVAYRASLEPYSDEELAHLVEQAGLEIPQFNRRRAMRALEIAHFGQDLENQESPYEPLIICLDDERSQLYERINHRVDLMFEVGLLDEAKWLFDHYPDAQAAKGIGYKELFPYFRGEQTFEEASESLKQATRRFAKRQLTWFRNRMQVTFYQIGESGVQERIFNQIEEFLDD from the coding sequence ATGAAAACAAAAATAATTGTGATTGTTGGACCGACTGCTGTTGGAAAAACTGCCCTTGCTATTGAAGTGGCCAAGCGCTTTGGTGGAGAGGTGGTCAGTGGTGACAGTCAGCAAGTTTACAGAGGGTTAGATATTGGGACGGCCAAGGCTAGCCCAGAGGAGCAAGCTGCTGTTCCTCATCATTTGATTGATGTCAGAGAGGTGACCGAGTCTTACTCGGCTTTTGATTTTGTTTCAGAATCTAAGAAGGCTATTGAGGATATTAAGAGACGTGGCAAGCTTGCTGTTATCGCTGGTGGAACTGGGCTTTATATCCAGAGCTTGCTTGAAGGCTATCATCTAGGTGGGGAAACACCTCATGAGGAGATTGTAGCCTATCGAGCTAGTTTAGAGCCTTATTCAGATGAGGAATTAGCTCATCTTGTGGAGCAAGCAGGTCTTGAAATTCCCCAGTTTAACCGTCGTCGTGCCATGCGCGCCTTGGAAATTGCCCATTTTGGTCAGGATTTGGAAAATCAGGAGAGTCCTTATGAACCATTGATTATCTGCCTGGATGATGAACGAAGTCAACTTTATGAGCGTATCAACCATCGAGTGGACCTGATGTTTGAGGTTGGGCTTTTGGATGAGGCAAAGTGGCTTTTTGACCATTACCCTGATGCGCAGGCAGCCAAAGGCATTGGCTACAAGGAACTCTTTCCATATTTCCGTGGGGAGCAGACTTTTGAGGAAGCTAGTGAGAGTCTTAAACAGGCGACTCGTCGTTTTGCCAAGCGCCAGCTGACCTGGTTCCGTAATCGCATGCAGGTGACCTTTTATCAGATTGGAGAGTCTGGTGTGCAGGAGCGTATTTTTAACCAGATTGAGGAGTTTTTAGATGATTGA
- the hflX gene encoding GTPase HflX, with amino-acid sequence MIETEKKEERVLLIGVELQGMDNFDLSMEELASLAKTAGAVVVDSYRQKREKYDSKTFVGSGKLEEIARMVDAEEITTVIVNNRLTPRQNVNLEEVLGVKVIDRMQLILDIFAMRARSHEGKLQVHLAQLKYLLPRLVGQGIMLSRQAGGIGSRGPGESQLELNRRSVRNQITDIERQLKVVEKNRATVREKRLESSTFKIGLIGYTNAGKSTIMNTLTSKTQYEADELFATLDATTKSIHLGGNLQVTLTDTVGFIQDLPTELVSSFKSTLEESKHVDLLVHVIDASNPYHEEHEKTVLSIMKDLDMEDIPRLTLYNKADLVEDFTPTQTPYALISAKSEDSREQLQALFLEKIKDIFESFSLRVSFSKSYKIHDLESVAILESRDYQDDCEIITGYISEKNKWRLEEFYD; translated from the coding sequence ATGATTGAAACAGAGAAAAAAGAGGAACGTGTCCTGCTCATCGGTGTAGAATTGCAGGGCATGGACAATTTTGATCTCTCCATGGAAGAATTGGCCAGTCTAGCCAAGACAGCTGGGGCAGTTGTTGTAGATAGCTACAGACAAAAACGTGAAAAATATGATTCCAAGACCTTTGTCGGCTCTGGTAAGTTGGAAGAAATTGCGCGGATGGTGGATGCAGAAGAAATTACTACTGTCATTGTCAACAACCGTCTGACACCACGGCAAAATGTTAATCTAGAGGAAGTTCTCGGGGTCAAGGTTATTGATCGTATGCAGCTGATTTTGGATATTTTTGCCATGCGAGCTCGAAGCCACGAAGGGAAACTCCAAGTGCATTTGGCTCAGCTCAAGTATCTCTTGCCTCGTTTGGTTGGTCAGGGGATTATGCTCAGCCGTCAGGCTGGGGGGATTGGTTCTCGTGGACCTGGTGAAAGCCAGCTAGAACTGAACCGTCGTAGCGTTCGCAATCAAATCACGGACATTGAACGCCAGCTCAAGGTGGTTGAGAAAAATCGGGCGACAGTCAGAGAAAAACGTTTGGAGTCGAGTACCTTTAAGATTGGTTTGATTGGTTACACTAATGCTGGAAAATCAACCATTATGAACACCTTGACCAGTAAGACCCAGTATGAGGCAGACGAGCTCTTTGCGACTCTGGATGCGACGACTAAGAGTATCCATCTTGGTGGCAATCTACAAGTAACCTTGACTGATACCGTTGGCTTTATCCAAGATTTGCCGACTGAGTTGGTGTCAAGTTTTAAGTCGACCTTGGAAGAAAGCAAGCATGTAGACCTTCTAGTTCATGTCATTGATGCTAGCAATCCTTATCATGAGGAACATGAAAAAACGGTTCTGTCTATCATGAAAGATTTGGACATGGAGGACATTCCTCGCTTGACCCTTTATAATAAAGCGGATTTGGTGGAGGATTTCACGCCTACCCAGACACCTTATGCTCTCATTTCTGCCAAGTCTGAGGATAGTCGTGAGCAGCTGCAAGCTTTATTTTTAGAAAAAATCAAGGATATTTTCGAATCCTTTTCCCTGCGCGTGTCTTTTTCTAAGTCCTACAAAATTCATGATTTAGAAAGCGTGGCAATCCTTGAAAGCCGAGACTATCAAGATGATTGTGAAATCATCACAGGCTATATTTCTGAGAAAAACAAATGGAGATTAGAGGAATTTTATGACTGA
- a CDS encoding cystathionine beta-lyase: MTDMKSLALKYGGYTSLDKVYLEQLLAGKSEQEQLALITPPPSVVNAYFAELYQKKSPQSATDYFAELSQELNLYNAQPTFTVEIKPFIRLNLSGKSFGFCYEEEGLGRIFSETEEAITADLLFEIAQIFPHQLVYEESGKIYMKELGEEKVFSVESLTPLTDLETLADGRKRLKGYSQEELLQESQAFTGKRYFRSENRTAMLYID; the protein is encoded by the coding sequence ATGACTGATATGAAATCATTAGCCCTCAAGTATGGCGGTTATACCAGCCTTGATAAGGTTTATCTGGAACAATTGTTAGCTGGGAAATCAGAGCAGGAGCAGTTAGCTCTCATTACCCCTCCGCCTAGCGTGGTCAATGCTTACTTCGCAGAACTCTACCAGAAAAAGAGCCCTCAATCTGCGACTGATTATTTTGCAGAACTAAGTCAGGAGTTAAACCTCTATAACGCTCAACCGACCTTTACAGTGGAAATCAAGCCCTTTATTCGCCTCAATCTATCTGGCAAGTCTTTTGGTTTTTGCTATGAGGAAGAAGGTCTTGGGCGGATTTTCTCAGAAACTGAGGAAGCAATCACTGCTGACTTGCTCTTTGAAATTGCTCAGATTTTCCCTCATCAGCTAGTCTATGAGGAGTCTGGAAAGATTTATATGAAGGAGCTTGGAGAGGAAAAAGTCTTCTCTGTGGAGAGTTTGACTCCTTTAACGGATTTAGAAACCTTAGCAGATGGTCGTAAGCGACTCAAAGGTTATAGTCAGGAGGAACTTTTACAGGAATCTCAAGCTTTTACTGGCAAGCGCTATTTCCGATCGGAAAACCGCACAGCCATGTTATATATTGATTAA
- the rnz gene encoding ribonuclease Z, giving the protein MDIQFLGTGAGQPSKARNVSSLALKLLDEINEVWLFDCGEGTQNRILETTIRPRKVSKIFITHLHGDHIFGLPGFLSSRAFQANEEQTDLEIYGPQGIKSFVLTSLRVSGSRLPYKIHFHEFDQNSLGKILETDKFTVYAEELDHTIFCVGYRVMQKDLEGTLDAEKLKAAGVPFGPLFGKIKNGQDVVLEDGTEIKATDYISAPRPGKIITILGDTRKTNASVRLAVNADVLVHESTYGKGDEKIARNHGHSTNIQAAQVAAEAGAKRLLLNHISARFLSKDISQLKKDAASIFENVHVVKDLEEVEI; this is encoded by the coding sequence ATGGATATTCAATTTTTAGGAACGGGGGCTGGTCAGCCCTCTAAAGCCCGCAACGTTTCGAGCCTCGCCCTCAAACTCTTGGATGAGATCAACGAAGTCTGGCTCTTTGACTGTGGCGAAGGAACGCAAAATCGCATTCTGGAAACCACGATTCGACCACGTAAGGTCAGCAAAATCTTTATCACTCACCTGCATGGAGACCATATCTTTGGATTGCCAGGATTTCTCTCTAGCCGTGCTTTTCAGGCCAATGAAGAGCAGACAGATTTGGAAATCTATGGACCTCAAGGAATCAAGTCATTTGTCTTAACCAGCCTTCGTGTGTCAGGTTCTCGTCTGCCTTATAAGATTCATTTCCATGAGTTTGACCAGAATTCTCTAGGAAAAATCCTTGAGACCGATAAATTCACTGTGTATGCAGAGGAACTGGACCACACTATTTTCTGTGTTGGTTATCGTGTCATGCAAAAGGATCTTGAGGGAACCTTGGATGCTGAAAAACTCAAGGCTGCTGGTGTGCCGTTTGGACCTCTTTTTGGAAAAATCAAAAACGGTCAGGATGTTGTTTTAGAAGACGGAACTGAAATCAAGGCAACGGACTATATATCAGCTCCACGTCCAGGTAAGATTATCACTATCTTGGGTGATACTCGAAAAACCAACGCCAGTGTGCGTCTGGCTGTCAATGCTGATGTCCTAGTCCATGAGTCCACATATGGCAAGGGCGATGAGAAAATTGCCCGCAACCACGGACACTCTACCAATATACAGGCTGCTCAGGTCGCGGCAGAAGCAGGAGCCAAACGCCTCTTGCTCAACCATATCAGCGCCCGCTTTCTCTCAAAAGATATTAGTCAGCTCAAGAAAGATGCGGCCAGCATTTTTGAAAATGTGCATGTTGTTAAAGACTTGGAAGAAGTGGAAATTTAA
- a CDS encoding SDR family NAD(P)-dependent oxidoreductase yields MRTILITGASGGLAQEMVKLLPNDQLILLGRNKEKLAQLYGNHSQAELVEIDITDDQALETLVADLYQRHTKIDVLINNAGYGIFEDFDQISDKDIHQMFEVNTFALMNLSRLVATRMKESRKGHVINIVSMAGLIATAKSSLYSATKFAAIGFSNALRLELMPYSVYVTTVNPGPIRTGFFDQADPDGSYLKSVERFLLEPDAVAKKIVKTIGKNKRELNLPFLLNLTHIFYTLFPKLADKLAGGIFNYK; encoded by the coding sequence ATGCGAACGATTCTCATTACAGGTGCTAGCGGTGGCTTAGCCCAAGAAATGGTCAAACTCTTGCCAAATGACCAACTCATTCTGCTAGGTAGAAATAAGGAAAAATTAGCTCAGCTCTACGGAAATCATTCTCAGGCAGAATTGGTCGAGATTGACATTACCGATGACCAAGCCCTAGAAACTTTAGTGGCTGACCTCTACCAACGTCATACCAAAATTGATGTCTTAATCAACAACGCTGGTTACGGAATTTTTGAAGATTTCGACCAGATTTCTGACAAAGACATTCACCAGATGTTCGAGGTCAATACCTTTGCCCTGATGAATCTGTCTCGTCTAGTGGCGACTCGTATGAAGGAAAGTCGAAAAGGTCATGTTATCAATATCGTCAGCATGGCAGGTTTGATTGCAACAGCTAAGTCCAGTCTCTACTCAGCGACCAAGTTTGCGGCTATTGGTTTTTCTAACGCTCTACGCCTTGAACTCATGCCCTATAGTGTCTATGTAACTACGGTCAATCCAGGACCAATCCGAACTGGATTTTTTGACCAGGCAGACCCAGATGGTAGCTATCTCAAGTCTGTTGAGCGATTTCTCTTAGAACCAGATGCGGTTGCTAAAAAGATTGTCAAAACCATAGGAAAAAATAAACGAGAACTCAATCTTCCTTTTTTGCTCAATTTAACCCACATATTTTATACTCTCTTTCCCAAGCTAGCTGATAAGTTGGCAGGGGGAATCTTTAACTATAAGTGA